A part of Desulfotomaculum nigrificans DSM 574 genomic DNA contains:
- the accC gene encoding acetyl-CoA carboxylase biotin carboxylase subunit, whose product MFKKILIANRGEIALRIIRACQELNIRTVIVYSEADRDSLPVRLADEAYCIGPAPSGKSYLNITNIISAAEVSGAEAIHPGYGFLAENANFAEICEDCGITFIGPSAHAIEYMGNKALARSTMIEAGVPVVPGSEGAIKDVEEALKVAQEIGYPVLIKASAGGGGRGMRVAHSEEDLLKAINTAQAEAQAAFGNGDVYLEKYVEQPRHIEFQILGDKEGNIVYLGERDCSIQRRNQKVIEEAPSTALTPSLRRKMGEMAVKAAKAVGYYNAGTVEFLLDKHNKFYFIEMNTRIQVEHPVTELITGIDLIKEQIRIAAGEPLGYGQSDIRIDGWAIECRINAEDPDKNFMPHPGTVEIYHPPGGPGVRVDSAVFSGYKIPPFYDSMIGKLIVWGRDRDEAIRRMQRALGEFVIEGVPTTIPFHQKVLGNAFFRRGEVYTNFIQRRILPDR is encoded by the coding sequence ATGTTTAAAAAAATATTAATAGCTAACCGGGGCGAAATTGCCTTACGCATTATCCGCGCCTGCCAGGAGCTAAATATAAGAACAGTAATCGTATACTCCGAGGCCGACAGAGACAGTCTGCCGGTACGGTTGGCTGATGAAGCCTATTGCATTGGCCCGGCCCCCTCGGGTAAAAGTTACCTGAATATCACTAACATAATTAGTGCAGCGGAAGTTTCCGGGGCGGAGGCCATCCACCCCGGATACGGTTTCTTAGCTGAAAATGCCAACTTTGCAGAAATCTGCGAGGACTGCGGTATCACATTCATTGGGCCATCCGCCCACGCTATTGAATATATGGGTAACAAGGCCCTGGCCCGCAGCACCATGATTGAGGCCGGGGTGCCGGTTGTACCCGGTTCCGAAGGGGCCATTAAAGATGTGGAGGAAGCCCTGAAGGTAGCCCAGGAAATTGGTTATCCTGTCCTAATTAAAGCTTCCGCCGGGGGTGGGGGCCGCGGTATGCGGGTAGCCCACAGTGAAGAGGATTTACTGAAAGCCATTAATACCGCCCAGGCTGAAGCCCAGGCTGCCTTTGGTAACGGGGATGTTTATTTAGAAAAGTATGTGGAACAACCGAGACACATTGAATTTCAGATCCTGGGGGACAAAGAGGGTAATATCGTTTACCTGGGGGAAAGGGATTGCTCGATACAACGCCGCAACCAAAAGGTGATTGAGGAGGCTCCTTCCACTGCATTAACTCCCTCATTGCGCCGTAAAATGGGGGAAATGGCGGTTAAAGCGGCCAAAGCGGTGGGTTATTATAATGCCGGCACCGTAGAGTTTTTATTAGATAAGCATAATAAGTTTTATTTTATTGAAATGAATACCAGGATTCAGGTAGAACATCCGGTTACTGAATTAATTACCGGTATAGACTTAATTAAGGAGCAAATTCGTATTGCTGCCGGAGAACCGCTGGGTTACGGCCAGTCCGACATTCGCATTGACGGCTGGGCCATTGAGTGCCGGATTAATGCCGAAGATCCGGATAAAAACTTTATGCCCCACCCTGGTACCGTCGAAATTTATCATCCGCCGGGGGGACCGGGTGTCCGGGTAGACAGCGCTGTTTTTAGCGGTTATAAAATCCCTCCCTTTTATGATTCCATGATCGGTAAGCTGATTGTTTGGGGTCGGGACAGGGATGAGGCCATTCGCCGGATGCAAAGGGCCCTGGGTGAATTCGTTATCGAGGGTGTGCCCACAACCATTCCCTTTCACCAAAAAGTACTGGGCAATGCCTTCTTCCGCCGGGGCGAGGTTTATACTAACTTCATTCAGCGCCGTATTTTACCCGACCGCTAG
- a CDS encoding Asp23/Gls24 family envelope stress response protein, whose amino-acid sequence MADSKRDIVVTIPQEGLGGSIRIADDVVGVIAGMAATEVPGVAGMSGGLGGGIAEMLGRKNLSKGVKVEVGEKEAAVDLFVIVEYGVRIPDVAAQIQVNVKQAIEGMTGLNVVEVNVHVQGVAFASSESKEEDNMRVR is encoded by the coding sequence ATGGCAGATAGCAAGCGTGACATAGTGGTCACGATCCCCCAGGAAGGCTTGGGCGGTTCCATTCGTATTGCTGATGATGTGGTAGGCGTGATTGCCGGTATGGCAGCCACCGAGGTACCTGGTGTGGCCGGCATGAGTGGCGGTTTGGGCGGCGGCATTGCCGAAATGCTGGGACGTAAGAACCTATCTAAAGGTGTTAAAGTTGAGGTGGGAGAAAAAGAGGCAGCCGTCGATCTTTTTGTGATTGTGGAATATGGCGTGCGGATTCCCGATGTGGCTGCACAGATTCAAGTGAATGTGAAACAGGCTATTGAGGGAATGACCGGGCTCAATGTAGTAGAAGTTAATGTACATGTACAAGGAGTAGCCTTTGCCAGTTCCGAATCAAAAGAGGAAGACAACATGCGGGTAAGATAA